Proteins encoded together in one Labeo rohita strain BAU-BD-2019 chromosome 21, IGBB_LRoh.1.0, whole genome shotgun sequence window:
- the sh3pxd2b gene encoding SH3 and PX domain-containing protein 2B isoform X4 has protein sequence MCSIKRRDLKVFTCVCLLSAGVCRRFWSLPRHVGRRRTLGDLFGTGFGQEEKYTAIYPYAARDQDEIDLERGMTVEVIQKNLEGWWKIRYQGKEGWAPASYLKKADILSQKMAAGAPVHASTNDLDVACKQQNANKENKENQRDRFSPFSESKRKAGARQRPPPRRDLTIPRGANLPKPPVPPQVEEEYYTIADFQTTIPDGISFQAGVKVEVIEKNSSGWWYIQIDDKEGWAPVTFIDKYKKTSSASRPNFLAPLPGEMGQLKLDDTSSNNANSEQSWSKPLPDEPSSNSDVSTRSKLREWKPNAVKSSSHFSGPLPPPPSSPTAEEKPALPPRRESINKSLELEDKPKADLSKPLPPKPPAPGVIVPMVTPKAAPLKPDKPPEMKKEEKNKQLYLRNEMGLECGHNVSAKEVKKFNLKHVAKQPPKPKPDLQEDKPDSASPAPFLKPKPVLRPKPPPATKPEPVAKNELDITNLRSKLRPSKPPELGGNSTDPNQQSDTPSSNPPNNGRTNEESKFPSKQQNGHDPSETTKPPTAAPKEPPQRPSVAPRRPPPPKKCPEPASPTEAPKAPQKDLPEAKPPGPPQSRPPPPKTKPKETEGPKPKVPVPPKPLIKTDKPGPPRDKLPPLIKEPAKEELFLAVADFEGDEQTPGFKEGAVFEVLERNNSGWWFCKSVSDGPVMEGWFPSNYLTKKP, from the exons ATGTGCAGTATAAAGAGACGTGACCTGAAGGTTTTCACATGTGTCTGCTTGCTCTCTGCTGGAGTGTGCCGGAGATTTTGGTCACTGCCGAGGCACGTTGGTCGTCGGCGTACTTTAGGGGATCTGTTCGGCACAGGCTTTGGCCAAG AGGAAAAGTACACCGCGATCTATCCATACGCTGCACGCGATCAAGATGAAATTGATTTGGAGAGAGGCATGACTGTAGAGGTCATTCAGAAAAACTTGGAAGGCTGGTGGAAGATCAG ATACCAAGGAAAAGAGGGCTGGGCCCCGGCGTCCTATCTGAAGAAAGCTGATATCCTCAGTCAGAAGATGGCAGCTGGAGCTCCAGTTCATGCCAGCACTAATGACCTAGACGTTGCTTGCAAACAGCAAAATGCCAACAAGGAAAACAAGGAGAATCAGCGCGACCGATTTTCACCATTTTCAGAAAGCAAGCGCA AAGCAGGAGCACGACAGAGGCCTCCACCACGCCGGGATCTTACTATA CCACGAGGAGCAAATCTGCCTAAACCTCCAGTGCCCCCACAAGTAGAGGAGGAGTATTACACCATAGCTGACTTTCAGACGACCATCCCAGACGGCATTAGCTTCCAGGCAGGAGTGAAAGTTGAA GTCATCGAGAAGAACTCCAGTGGTTGGTGGTACATTCAGATCGATGATAAAGAAGGCTGGGCTCCAGTCACATTCATTGACAAATACAAGAAGACTAGCAGTGCCTCTAGGCCTAACTTTTTGGCCCCCCTTCCTGGTGAGATGGGTCAGCTGAAGCTTGATGATACCTCAAGCAATAATGCCAACTCTGAGCAAAGTTGGTCCAAACCCCTGCCAGATGAACCTTCATCCAACTCTGATGTTTCCACTCGTTCCAAGCTGAGAGAATGGAAGCCCAATGCAGTCAAGAGCAGCTCCCATTTTTCAGGGCCTTTGCCTCCTCCTCCATCCTCACCCACGGCTGAAGAGAAGCCAGCTTTACCGCCAAGGAGAGAATCCATCAACAAGAGCCTGGAACTGGAGGACAAACCCAAAGCAGACCTTTCTAAACCTCTCCCGCCCAAACCACCAGCCCCAGGGGTCATCGTCCCAATGGTGACTCCAAAAGCAGCTCCTCTCAAACCAGACAAACCCCCAGAGATGAAGAAGGAGGAGAAGAACAAGCAGCTCTACCTGCGCAACGAGATGGGCTTGGAGTGTGGCCACAACGTCTCGGCCAAGGAGGTGAAAAAGTTCAACCTAAAGCATGTGGCCAAGCAGCCTCCCAAACCCAAACCAGATTTGCAAGAAGACAAGCCGGATTCGGCCAGCCCAGCCCCGTTCCTCAAGCCGAAACCAGTGCTCAGACCAAAACCCCCACCTGCAACCAAACCAGAGCCAGTGGCTAAGAACGAGCTGGACATCACAAACCTTCGGAGTAAGCTTCGCCCATCTAAACCTCCAGAGCTCGGCGGCAACTCGACTGATCCCAACCAACAGAGTGATACGCCATCCAGCAACCCCCCAAATAATGGCAGAACTAATGAGGAGTCCAAATTCCCCAGTAAACAACAAAACGGTCATGACCCGTCAGAAACAACTAAACCACCAACAGCCGCACCAAAAGAGCCTCCCCAAAGGCCTTCTGTGGCGCCTAGAAGACCTCCTCCACCAAAGAAGTGTCCTGAGCCAGCCAGTCCTACAGAAGCTCCCAAAGCTCCCCAGAAAGACTTGCCGGAGGCCAAGCCACCCGGCCCTCCTCAGAGCAGACCCCCGCcacccaaaacaaaaccaaaggaGACGGAGGGACCCAAGCCCAAAGTACCCGTGCCACCGAAGCCCCTCATTAAGACGGACAAACCGGGGCCTCCGAGAGACAAGCTCCCACCTCTTATCAAGGAGCCGGCCAAAGAGGAGCTGTTCTTAGCTGTGGCGGACTTTGAAGGAGACGAGCAGACGCCTGGCTTCAAAGAGGGTGCTGTTTTCGAAGTTCTGGAGAGAAATAATAGCGGCTGGTGGTTTTGTAAAAGTGTGAGCGATGGGCCAGTGATGGAGGGCTGGTTCCCTTCCAATTACCTGACCAAGAAACCTTAG